From the genome of Spinacia oleracea cultivar Varoflay chromosome 2, BTI_SOV_V1, whole genome shotgun sequence, one region includes:
- the LOC110782172 gene encoding uncharacterized protein isoform X2, with the protein MEGVAERTTKRKQILEKKKVVDGLIRAASSLKNPLAPFSEFLNYNLQGLCLSLEGGHGAKLSRSLKQYVLNLVKQNMQQHYGDEWPKEEKVKCRDMVAPEARYIFVYEVPTLVSSTEKRLMPTNEHKNDVVGFVHYRFITEEELPVLYVYELQLEPRIQGKGLGKFLMQLLELIARKNCMAAIVLTVQKANLSAMFFYTSKLGYCISSMSPSRVDPLVGLRKNYEILCKSFDQEAKNKFEVHLLSPEQNTYCGQFTVI; encoded by the exons ATGGAGGGAGTGGCGGAGAGAACAACCAAAAGGAAACAG ATTTTAGAGAAGAAGAAAGTTGTTGATGGGTTGATCAGGGCTGCTTCTTCACTCAAAAACCCTCTTGCTCCTTTTTCCGAATTCCTCAATTATAATCTCCAAG GTCTCTGTTTGAGCTTGGAGGGAGGACATGGAGCCAAGTTATCGCGTTCCTTGAAGCAGTATGTTCTGAATCTGGTTAAG CAAAACATGCAGCAACATTATGGAGATGAGTGgcccaaagaagagaaagtgAAATGTCGAGATATGGTTGCTCCAGAGGCGCGCTACATATTTGTATATGAAGTTCCAACTCTGGTTAGCAGTACTGAGAAGAGATTGATGCCTACAAATGAGCACAAGAATGATGTTGTTGGGTTTGTGCACTACCGTTTTATAACAGAGGAGGAGCTTCCAGTTCTCTATGTATATGAATTGCAACTTGAGCCACGCATACAAGGCAAAGGACTTGGGAAGTTCTTGATGCAACTTCTAGAGCTGATTGCTCGAAAG AATTGTATGGCTGCTATAGTGCTTACAGTTCAGAAGGCAAACTTATCAGCTATGTTTTTCTACACCAGTAAGTTAGG TTATTGTATATCAAGTATGTCGCCATCAAGAGTTGATCCACTG GTAGGATTACGTAAGAATTATGAGATCCTTTGTAAATCATTTGATCAGGAAGCTAAAAACAAGTTTGAG GTGCACCTTTTGAGTCCTGAACAAAATACGTATTGTGGTCAATTCActg TAATCTGA
- the LOC110782172 gene encoding uncharacterized protein isoform X3 — MEGVAERTTKRKQILEKKKVVDGLIRAASSLKNPLAPFSEFLNYNLQGLCLSLEGGHGAKLSRSLKQYVLNLVKQNMQQHYGDEWPKEEKVKCRDMVAPEARYIFVYEVPTLVSSTEKRLMPTNEHKNDVVGFVHYRFITEEELPVLYVYELQLEPRIQGKGLGKFLMQLLELIARKNCMAAIVLTVQKANLSAMFFYTSKLGYCISSMSPSRVDPLVGLRKNYEILCKSFDQEAKNKFEVSSNLSLS, encoded by the exons ATGGAGGGAGTGGCGGAGAGAACAACCAAAAGGAAACAG ATTTTAGAGAAGAAGAAAGTTGTTGATGGGTTGATCAGGGCTGCTTCTTCACTCAAAAACCCTCTTGCTCCTTTTTCCGAATTCCTCAATTATAATCTCCAAG GTCTCTGTTTGAGCTTGGAGGGAGGACATGGAGCCAAGTTATCGCGTTCCTTGAAGCAGTATGTTCTGAATCTGGTTAAG CAAAACATGCAGCAACATTATGGAGATGAGTGgcccaaagaagagaaagtgAAATGTCGAGATATGGTTGCTCCAGAGGCGCGCTACATATTTGTATATGAAGTTCCAACTCTGGTTAGCAGTACTGAGAAGAGATTGATGCCTACAAATGAGCACAAGAATGATGTTGTTGGGTTTGTGCACTACCGTTTTATAACAGAGGAGGAGCTTCCAGTTCTCTATGTATATGAATTGCAACTTGAGCCACGCATACAAGGCAAAGGACTTGGGAAGTTCTTGATGCAACTTCTAGAGCTGATTGCTCGAAAG AATTGTATGGCTGCTATAGTGCTTACAGTTCAGAAGGCAAACTTATCAGCTATGTTTTTCTACACCAGTAAGTTAGG TTATTGTATATCAAGTATGTCGCCATCAAGAGTTGATCCACTG GTAGGATTACGTAAGAATTATGAGATCCTTTGTAAATCATTTGATCAGGAAGCTAAAAACAAGTTTGAG GTTTCTTCAAATCTCAGTTTGAGCTGA
- the LOC110782172 gene encoding uncharacterized protein isoform X4, which translates to MEGVAERTTKRKQILEKKKVVDGLIRAASSLKNPLAPFSEFLNYNLQGLCLSLEGGHGAKLSRSLKQYVLNLVKQNMQQHYGDEWPKEEKVKCRDMVAPEARYIFVYEVPTLVSSTEKRLMPTNEHKNDVVGFVHYRFITEEELPVLYVYELQLEPRIQGKGLGKFLMQLLELIARKNCMAAIVLTVQKANLSAMFFYTSKLGYCISSMSPSRVDPLVGLRKNYEILCKSFDQEAKNKFE; encoded by the exons ATGGAGGGAGTGGCGGAGAGAACAACCAAAAGGAAACAG ATTTTAGAGAAGAAGAAAGTTGTTGATGGGTTGATCAGGGCTGCTTCTTCACTCAAAAACCCTCTTGCTCCTTTTTCCGAATTCCTCAATTATAATCTCCAAG GTCTCTGTTTGAGCTTGGAGGGAGGACATGGAGCCAAGTTATCGCGTTCCTTGAAGCAGTATGTTCTGAATCTGGTTAAG CAAAACATGCAGCAACATTATGGAGATGAGTGgcccaaagaagagaaagtgAAATGTCGAGATATGGTTGCTCCAGAGGCGCGCTACATATTTGTATATGAAGTTCCAACTCTGGTTAGCAGTACTGAGAAGAGATTGATGCCTACAAATGAGCACAAGAATGATGTTGTTGGGTTTGTGCACTACCGTTTTATAACAGAGGAGGAGCTTCCAGTTCTCTATGTATATGAATTGCAACTTGAGCCACGCATACAAGGCAAAGGACTTGGGAAGTTCTTGATGCAACTTCTAGAGCTGATTGCTCGAAAG AATTGTATGGCTGCTATAGTGCTTACAGTTCAGAAGGCAAACTTATCAGCTATGTTTTTCTACACCAGTAAGTTAGG TTATTGTATATCAAGTATGTCGCCATCAAGAGTTGATCCACTG GTAGGATTACGTAAGAATTATGAGATCCTTTGTAAATCATTTGATCAGGAAGCTAAAAACAAGTTTGAG TAA
- the LOC110781984 gene encoding NAC domain-containing protein 43 has product MNISVNGQSRVPPGFRFHPTEEELLQYYLQKKVANEKIDLDVILEVDLNKLEPWDIQERCKIGSTPQNDWYFFSHKDKKYPTGTRTNRATAAGFWKATGRDKVIYSNSKRIGMRKTLVFYKGRAPHGQKSDWIMHEYRLDEITNINNNNNINDTHHCMKVTSVRSSGGDLVQEEGWVVCRVFKKKNHLKTLEINPINKTSSISLESHSSSISMLDSPCDHLHHLGHDRDRDHDHDHDDQGALEQIFQIMGAKSQNNNNNNITTKSSSQNQFERYMKLPNLESPNNNNSSTLLVASYYQTENDLVSMAKTETTDPNNHDTVFNTEAAGLMSDWATLDRLVATHLNSTQTTTTDTIMHYHEHDHDPLPPLRSSSSTSSSGDHKIYHTTLDNENEMIDHLWSFATTARTTSPSISLGIDPLCHVSDNGI; this is encoded by the exons ATGAATATATCTGTAAACGGGCAATCTAGGGTACCTCCTGGTTTCCGATTTCATCCAACGGAAGAAGAGCTTTTGCAATACTATCTTCAAAAGAAGGTTGCTAATGAGAAGATTGATTTGGATGTCATTCTTGAAGTTGATCTAAACAAGCTTGAACCTTGGGATATTCAAG AAAGATGCAAGATAGGAAGCACACCACAGAATGATTGGTACTTCTTTAGTCACAAAGATAAGAAGTACCCAACAGGGACAAGAACAAACCGGGCCACGGCAGCCGGGTTTTGGAAGGCCACCGGGCGGGATAAGGTTATCTATAGCAACTCGAAGAGGATTGGGATGAGGAAGACACTAGTTTTCTACAAAGGAAGAGCTCCTCATGGTCAGAAATCTGATTGGATTATGCATGAATATCGACTTGATGAAATCaccaacatcaacaacaataataatataaatgacACTCATCAT TGCATGAAGGTTACAAGTGTGAGATCAAGTGGAGGAGATTTAGTACAAGAAGAAGGATGGGTGGTTTGTAGAGTTTTCAAGAAGAAAAACCAcctcaaaaccctagaaattaatcCCATTAATAAGACATCTTCCATTTCATTAGAGTCTCACTCATCATCAATAAGCATGCTTGATTCACCTTGTGATCATCTTCATCATCTCGGTCACGATCGCGATCGCGATCACGATCACGATCACGACGATCAAGGGGCATTAGAGCAAATATTTCAAATTATGGGGGCCAAAtctcaaaacaacaacaacaacaacattacAACAAAATCATCCTCCCAAAACCAATTTGAAAGGTACATGAAACTCCCAAACCTTGAAAGCCCAAACAATAATAATAGTAGCACCCTACTAGTAGCTAGCTACTACCAGACGGAAAACGACCTCGTTTCGATGGCCAAAACCGAGACGACGGATCCCAACAACCACGACACGGTGTTCAACACGGAGGCCGCCGGACTAATGAGTGATTGGGCCACCCTAGACAGGCTTGTTGCAACACACTTAAATAGTACTCAAACTACCACTACAGATACAATAATGCATTATCATGAGCATGATCATGATCCATTACCACCGTTgagatcatcatcatcaacatcatcatcaGGCGATCACAAGATATACCACACCACACTGGATAATGAGAATGAGATGATTGATCATCTGTGGAGTTTCGCTACTACAGCAAGAACAACATCACCATCAATTTCGTTGGGGATTGACCCATTATGCCACGTGTCGGACAATGGTATATAA
- the LOC110782172 gene encoding uncharacterized protein isoform X1, which translates to MEGVAERTTKRKQILEKKKVVDGLIRAASSLKNPLAPFSEFLNYNLQGLCLSLEGGHGAKLSRSLKQYVLNLVKQNMQQHYGDEWPKEEKVKCRDMVAPEARYIFVYEVPTLVSSTEKRLMPTNEHKNDVVGFVHYRFITEEELPVLYVYELQLEPRIQGKGLGKFLMQLLELIARKNCMAAIVLTVQKANLSAMFFYTSKLGYCISSMSPSRVDPLVGLRKNYEILCKSFDQEAKNKFEVHLLSPEQNTYCGQFTGFFKSQFELINDFWSSGAVI; encoded by the exons ATGGAGGGAGTGGCGGAGAGAACAACCAAAAGGAAACAG ATTTTAGAGAAGAAGAAAGTTGTTGATGGGTTGATCAGGGCTGCTTCTTCACTCAAAAACCCTCTTGCTCCTTTTTCCGAATTCCTCAATTATAATCTCCAAG GTCTCTGTTTGAGCTTGGAGGGAGGACATGGAGCCAAGTTATCGCGTTCCTTGAAGCAGTATGTTCTGAATCTGGTTAAG CAAAACATGCAGCAACATTATGGAGATGAGTGgcccaaagaagagaaagtgAAATGTCGAGATATGGTTGCTCCAGAGGCGCGCTACATATTTGTATATGAAGTTCCAACTCTGGTTAGCAGTACTGAGAAGAGATTGATGCCTACAAATGAGCACAAGAATGATGTTGTTGGGTTTGTGCACTACCGTTTTATAACAGAGGAGGAGCTTCCAGTTCTCTATGTATATGAATTGCAACTTGAGCCACGCATACAAGGCAAAGGACTTGGGAAGTTCTTGATGCAACTTCTAGAGCTGATTGCTCGAAAG AATTGTATGGCTGCTATAGTGCTTACAGTTCAGAAGGCAAACTTATCAGCTATGTTTTTCTACACCAGTAAGTTAGG TTATTGTATATCAAGTATGTCGCCATCAAGAGTTGATCCACTG GTAGGATTACGTAAGAATTATGAGATCCTTTGTAAATCATTTGATCAGGAAGCTAAAAACAAGTTTGAG GTGCACCTTTTGAGTCCTGAACAAAATACGTATTGTGGTCAATTCActg GTTTCTTCAAATCTCAGTTTGAGCTGATCAATGATTTCTGGTCTTCTGGTGCAGTAATCTGA
- the LOC130467703 gene encoding uncharacterized protein, protein MGETNSSSTNNLNPYKDPLFIAVNESAATPLGSILFDGKNFLNWSRSIRIALGAKNKLGFLEGKHPKPSEGPDEIQKWTRCDYMVRSWLLATMKPEVASSLVTMQSTKRLWEEIVERHGQTSAPLLFQLKKDMWELQQGYLSVSEYYCKLKDFWDQISEIEDIPECSCGALAKCSCSIVKFCFELFHLICVISSDKKIININ, encoded by the coding sequence ATGGGTGAAACAAATTCCTCCTCAACAAACAACCTGAATCCCTACAAAGATCCTCTCTTTATTGCAGTAAATGAGAGTGCTGCAACACCACTTGGAAGTATCTTGTTTGATGGAAAGAATTTCCTGAATTGGAGCAGAAGCATCAGGATTGCTCTTGGTGCCAAGAACAAACTGGGATTCTTAGAAGGGAAGCATCCTAAACCTTCTGAAGGTCCTGATGAAATCCAGAAATGGACTAGATGTGATTATATGGTGAGGTCATGGTTGTTGGCCACCATGAAGCCTGAAGTTGCAAGCAGCCTTGTGACTATGCAATCAACTAAGAGGTTGTGGGAAGAAATTGTTGAAAGGCATGGGCAAACAAGTGCTCCTCTTCTCTTTCAACTGAAAAAAGACATGTGGGAACTGCAGCAAGGGTATCTCAGTGTAAGTGAATACTACTGCAAATTGAAGGATTTTTGGGATCAAATCTCAGAAATTGAAGACATACCAGAGTGTTCTTGTGGAGCTCTGGCAAAATGCAGCTGCAGCATTGTCAAGTTCTGTTTTGAGCTTTTTCATCTAATTTGTGTCATCTCCAGTGACAAGaagatcatcaacataaactAG